In Cryptomeria japonica chromosome 10, Sugi_1.0, whole genome shotgun sequence, a genomic segment contains:
- the LOC131033099 gene encoding cytochrome P450 94A2: MALEQFFLAVLLVLVGYISLCFLRRKSVNKPYKGPVNYPIVGCALQFFQNRHRFLQWFTETVEKTPTNTFKAKRPGGVKDIVTANPANVEHMLKTNFEDYPKGQRFTTILHDFLGRGIFNVDGDLWKMQRKTASYEFNTKSLRSFMVKTVQWEIQNRLFPVLTNASKSGRFYSAVPFWWRVKRMLNISSEKRLREAIKLVDKFAMDVVSSRRKEISVSVGGPEREDLLSRFMAALSNNRDELGIDDQSESEKQSSGTMDMFLKEMVVSFLLAGRDTTSAALTWFFWVLSSHQREEEAIHNEILQILANRSQPPTAELEGISFSFEELKDMQYLHAALCESMRLYPPVPVDTKLATKDDVLPDGTCVEKGMNLNYCSYAMGRMENIWGSDCLQFKPERWLKEGEFVGDNPYKFPVFNAGPRLCLGKEMAFIQMKSIVASVIHGFSLNVEDRIKCPDYVVSLTMRMKGGLSATVRCR; the protein is encoded by the exons ATGGCTCTGGAACAGTTTTTCCTTGCGGTTCTCCTTGTTTTAGTTGGGTATATTTCGCTGTGTTTTCTAAGAAGAAAATCTGTCAACAAGCCCTACAAGGGCCCTGTGAACTATCCGATAGTCGGCTGTGCCTTGCAATTTTTCCAAAATCGTCATAGATTTCTGCAATGGTTCACAGAAACAGTGGAAAAGACGCCAACAAATACTTTTAAGGCGAAACGGCCCGGTGGAGTGAAAGATATCGTGACTGCAAATCCTGCAAACGTAGAGCATATGCTCAAGACCAACTTTGAAGATTACCCAAAGGGACAACGCTTTACAACTATTCTCCACGATTTCTTAGGCCGAGGGATTTTCAATGTGGACGGTGACCTGTGGAAGATGCAGAGAAAAACTGCTAGCTACGAGTTTAATACCAAGTCTCTGAGAAGCTTCATGGTGAAGACGGTGCAGTGGGAGATTCAGAATCGCCTCTTCCCAGTCCTCACAAACGCATCCAAATCGG GTAGGTTTTACTCTGCTGTTCCTTTTTGGTGGAGAGTTAAGCGCATGCTTAACATTAGTTCTGAAAAGCGCTTGCGCGAAGCTATTAAACTAGTGGACAAATTTGCTATGGATGTGGTGAGTAGTAGAAGGAAGGAGATTTCGGTGAGTGTAGGAGGCCCTGAAAGAGAGGATCTGCTTTCTAGATTCATGGCGGCTCTTTCAAACAATAGAGATGAATTAGGCATAGATGATCAGTCAGAAAGTGAGAAGCAATCCAGTGGCACAATGGATATGTTTTTGAAGGAGATGGTGGTGAGCTTTCTGTTGGCAGGGAGGGATACCACGTCTGCTGCTCTCACATGGTTTTTCTGGGTGCTCTCTTCCCACCAGAGAGAAGAGGAAGCCATTCACAATGAAATTTTACAGATCTTGGCTAACAGATCGCAACCCCCAACAGCTGAATTAGAAGGGATTAGTTTCAGCTTTGAAGAATTGAAGGATATGCAATATCTGCATGCTGCTCTATGCGAATCCATGCGGCTCTACCCTCCTGTGCCTGTTGATACTAAGCttgccaccaaagatgatgttTTACCAGACGGGACTTGTGTGGAGAAGGGAATGAATTTGAATTACTGTAGTTATGCGATGGGCAGGATGGAAAATATTTGGGGCAGTGACTGTTTGCAGTTTAAGCCTGAGAGATGGTTAAAAGAAGGGGAATTTGTGGGAGACAATCCGTATAAGTTTCCAGTATTCAATGCAGGACCTCGATTATGTCTGGGTAAAGAGATGGCATTCATTCAGATGAAATCTATTGTGGCTTCTGTTATTCATGGTTTCAGTTTGAATGTCGAAGATAGGATTAAATGCCCAGATTATGTTGTGTCTTTGACCATGCGCATGAAAGGAGGGCTATCTGCTACTGTAAGATGTCGATGA
- the LOC131033100 gene encoding cytochrome P450 94A2 — protein MALEQFFLAVLLVLVGYISLCFLRRKSVNKPYKGPVNYPIVGCALEFFQNCHRFLQWFTETVEKTPTNTFKAKRPGGVKDIVTANPANVEHMLKTNFEDYPKGQRFTTILHDFLGRGIFNVDGDLWKMQRKTASYEFNTKSLRSFMVETVQWEIQNRLFPVLTNASKTGKSLDLQDILQRFAFDNICRVAFGVDPACLLPSMPISPFAKAFDDATEISAGRFYSAVPFWWRVKRMLNMGSEKHLREAIKLVDKFAMDVVKSRRKEISVSAGGPERQDLLSRFMAALSNNTDELGIDDQSQSEKQSSGTMDMFLKEMVVSFLLAGRDTTSAALTWFFWVLSSHQREEEAIHNEILQILANRSQPPTADEEGISFSFEELKDMQYLHAALCESMRLYPPVPVDTKLATKDDVLPDGTCVEKGMNLNYCSYAMGRMENIWGSDCLQFKPERWLKEGEFVGDNPYKFPVFNAGPRLCLGKEMAFIQMKSIVASVIHGFSLNVEDRIKCPDYVVSLTMRMKGGLSATVRCR, from the coding sequence ATGGCTCTGGAACAGTTTTTCCTTGCGGTTCTCCTTGTTTTAGTTGGGTATATTTCGCTGTGTTTTCTAAGAAGAAAATCTGTCAACAAGCCCTACAAGGGCCCTGTGAACTATCCGATAGTCGGATGTGCCTTGGAATTTTTCCAAAATTGTCATAGATTTCTGCAATGGTTCACAGAAACAGTGGAAAAGACGCCAACAAATACTTTTAAGGCGAAACGGCCCGGTGGAGTGAAAGATATCGTGACTGCAAATCCTGCAAACGTAGAGCATATGCTCAAGACCAACTTTGAAGATTACCCAAAGGGACAACGCTTTACAACTATTCTCCACGATTTCTTAGGCCGAGGGATTTTTAATGTGGACGGCGACCTGTGGAAGATGCAGAGAAAAACTGCAAGCTACGAGTTTAATACCAAGTCTCTGAGAAGCTTCATGGTGGAGACGGTGCAGTGGGAGATTCAGAATCGCCTCTTCCCAGTCCTCACAAACGCATCCAAAACGGGTAAGTCTTTAGATTTGCAAGACATTTTGCAGAGATTTGCATTTGATAATATTTGCAGGGTAGCATTTGGGGTGGACCCCGCCTGTCTTCTCCCTTCCATGCCCATTTCACCCTTTGCAAAGGCTTTTGACGATGCTACTGAAATTAGTGCCGGTAGGTTTTACTCTGCTGTTCCTTTTTGGTGGAGAGTTAAGCGCATGCTTAACATGGGTTCTGAAAAGCACTTGCGCGAAGCTATTAAACTAGTGGACAAATTTGCTATGGATGTGGTGAAGAGTAGAAGGAAGGAGATTTCGGTGAGTGCGGGAGGCCCTGAAAGACAGGATCTGCTTTCTAGATTCATGGCGGCTCTTTCAAACAATACAGATGAATTAGGCATAGATGATCAGTCACAAAGTGAGAAGCAATCCAGTGGCACGATGGATATGTTTTTGAAGGAAATGGTGGTGAGCTTTCTGTTGGCGGGGAGGGATACCACGTCTGCTGCTCTCACATGGTTTTTCTGGGTGCTCTCTTCCCACCAGAGAGAAGAGGAAGCCATTCACAATGAAATTTTACAGATCTTGGCTAACAGATCGCAACCCCCAACAGCTGATGAAGAAGGGATTAGTTTCAGCTTTGAAGAATTGAAGGATATGCAATATCTGCATGCTGCTTTATGCGAGTCAATGCGGCTCTACCCTCCTGTGCCTGTTGATACTAAGCttgccaccaaagatgatgttTTACCAGACGGGACTTGTGTGGAGAAGGGAATGAATTTGAATTACTGTAGTTATGCGATGGGCAGGATGGAAAATATTTGGGGCAGTGACTGTTTGCAGTTTAAGCCTGAGAGATGGTTAAAAGAAGGGGAATTTGTGGGAGACAATCCGTATAAGTTTCCAGTATTCAATGCAGGACCTCGATTATGTCTGGGTAAAGAGATGGCATTCATTCAGATGAAATCTATTGTGGCTTCTGTTATTCATGGTTTCAGTTTGAATGTCGAAGATAGGATTAAATGCCCAGATTATGTTGTGTCTTTGACCATGCGCATGAAAGGAGGGCTATCTGCTACTGTAAGATGTCGATGA
- the LOC131033093 gene encoding uncharacterized protein LOC131033093, with the protein MQGEGKKFKPIRYGPFEILEKIGTNAFRLNLLPYTQIYSVVNVENLKLYEPPMIFDEEANIQVPSVDDLAPEYMSKLLEDVILDRNIRSSKRGGVEYLKVGHKGMHPGKVRWMEIGKVRELYPHLLSE; encoded by the coding sequence ATGCAAGGTGAAGGTAAGAAGTTTAAGCCTATCAGATATGGTCCCTTTGAGATCTTGGAAAAGATCGGTACCAATGCCTTTCGCCTTAATCTTCTTCCATATACGCAAATTTACTCAGTTGTAAATGTAGAAAATCTGAAGTTGTACGAGCCTCCAATGATATTCGATGAAGAGGCTAATATTCAAGTTCCTTCAGTTGATGACCTTGCACCTGAGTATATGTCAAAGCTTCTAGAGGATGTCATCCTGGACAGAAACATCAGATCTTCAAAAAGAGGTGGTGTTGAATACCTTAAAGTGGGACATAAAGGGATGCACCCTGGTAAAGTAAGATGGATGGAGATTGGTAAAGTGAGGGAACTTTACCCTCATCTACTTTCTGAGTAG